The sequence AGGCAGGATACGCAGCAGGGACGGAACAGCAGAAACCGTGGCCGGGGCATCGGCCCTGTGTTCCTGTGTTCGCGGGGGAACATCCTGTGGGCAGGACAATCGCAGCACGGTTGGTGTCTCAAGGGTTCCATCCGCTTCCAGGAACGGGTCCCGGACTGTTTCGGCCAGCGGGGCTAGGGCACCTTGTATCAGGTTGTACCAACTGTCTTCGGGGGATTCCCGACGGGTGTCCCAGCCGCAGATGTAAAGCCTGTCCTCAGCCCGTGTCATGGCCACGTAAAGCAGGCGACGGTATTCCCGGGCTGCGGTTGTTCGTTCTGCTGTAACCAGGGCCTCGGTCACAGGCTCGCGGAAGGCTGCGGATGGTGGCCAGAACATGGCAGGGTGTTCGTCGTTGCCTGACTCGTCCCACAGAAGAGCCGGTACCCGGGTCGGTACTTGACGGGTATCCGGCAGAAAAACAACGGGGGCCTGTAAGCCTTTGGAGCCGTGTACGGTCATGATGCGTACCGCACCCAGGCCATTGTTGTCATTTTCCTCTAGGTCGCGGCGGATATCCTGGGAGCCGGTTTCCAGCCAGTGCAGGAAGGCTTGCAGGTTAGGAGGGTGGCCGCGGTCATAGGTCAGGGCAAGGTTCAGAAATTCGTCGATCGGGTCGGCGGCGTCGGGTCCCAACCGGGCCAAAAGTCTGCTGCGACCGCCCAACGGCCCCAGAATGTGGCTGAACAGTTCGAAAGGCGGCAGAAAGTCCGCTTTCTCCATCAATCCACGCAGGGTTGCCCAGGCCGAGGCAAAGGCCGGATCCTGGTCACGGTGTTCGCGCAGGGATCGCCACAGGCTGACACCGCGTTGGCGCCCGTGGGAAACCGTGAACAACTGCTCTTCTGTCAGGCCCAGAATGGGGCCTTTCAGTACACAGGCCAGGGTCAGGTCATCTTCGGGTAACAGCAGGCTGTATCCCAGTGCGATCAGGTCCATGACCGCCATCTGTTCGCTCAGGACCATTCGGTCGACGCCCGCCACCGGGACATCCAGATCTTTCAGGCAACGGACCAGATCATCAACAAAGCCGCTGCGCCGCCGTACCAGAACCAGGATATCACCGGGGCGAACCGGTCGTCCCTGGCTCTCCAGTCTGTCGCTGCCATTGGTCATCCGCTGGATACGCCGTGCCAGCAACCGGGCCAACCGGGATGGTGCGCTCTCGCCCTGGATGCGTTCGACGGGCGGTTTCCATGGGGGAGGTTCTTCCAGGGCTGTTGCAGGGACAGGTGGCCAGATTTCCACCAATCCCCCCTGTCCGGTCCGGAACGGATGGTGGCTGACCGGTTCCCCGGTAGCGGCAACACCATCGACCGCGTGGCCTTGCCGGAAGACAGCGTCAACAGCCTGAAGAATGGCTGCTGTGGACCGGAAGGAAACATCCAAGGTTATATCCTCGAACGGATAACCAGATTGCGGGACCATGTGGGCAAAAAGGGCGCGGCTGCGGTCGAACTCATCCGGGTCCGCCCCCTGGAAAGAGTAGATGGACTGCTTGCGGTCCCCCACCGCGAAAAGGGTGCGTGTTCCCTGTGGGCGATCCCGCCCGTGTCCGTCGAAGAAGTCAGATACCAGAGCCTTGATGACAGCCCATTGGTCTGGGTTGGTGTCTTGTGCTTCATCGATCAGGACATGGTCCAGGCCGCCGTCAAGTTTGTAGAGAACCCAGGCGGCCGTATCGGTGTGCTGTAGAAGCCGGCGTGTCGTGAGAATCAGGTCATCAAAGTCCATCTTCCCCGCCCGCTCCTTGCGGATCTGGTACTCTGCGGTCATGGACCGGGCCAGTGTCAGCAAGGCCAGAGTCGCCCTGAACGTGACGGCGGCTTTCAGGCGGGTGTTGGTGCGGACAATCCGCTCTGTTTCGGCATCCAGTGTTTCTAGGATGTCCGGGTTGTTCTCCCGCACGGCTTTTGAGGGGAAACGGGACCGTGACCGTGGTTCTCCATCCGCCGTCAGGAAGGCACGGCCATAGTCCGGCCACGTTGCGCAACGTTTCGGGGTGTCAGCCGCAAGCCAATCGGTTATGCGCTCTGCTGCCTCAAGGTCAGTCTTTCCCCCCCGGGCTAGGGCTATGGCAAGGTTCTTCAGCTGCGCAACAGGTACGTGGTCATCCTGGGCGGCCTGCCTCAGAATGAGGTCCGGCGTATCGTTGATATCCAGGCCCAGGCGCTGGGCAAGACGGAAAGACACGGGCTCCATCCCCTGTGCCAGAAGCCGTGACAGCCGCCCCCGATGGGTTGCGATATCGGCCATCAGGGCATTGAAGGCATCTTCGTGGACATGGCTGGTCACAAGAGCCAGAGCGCAGTGCAGGTCAGATGTTTCGTCCTGTCGTGCCGCCAGAAGAATATGCTCGCGGGCTTCAAGCATCAGTGTGGCGGCATCACGGTCTTCCATGACTGCAAAGTGGGGTGCGATCCCTGCCTCCAAGGGAAAGCGCCGCAGAAGCGCCTGGCAGAAGGCATGGATCGTCTGGATTTTCATGCCCCCCGGCACATCCAGCATGCGGGCAAACAGACGTCGCGCCGTGTTGCAGGTTTTATGATCCGGTGCATTTCCTAGAAGGGCTGTCAGGGCGTGTTCGAGATGCTCGTCTGTTGCAATGGCCCATTCAGAAAGGGTTCGGGCCAGACGTGTGGACATTTCCGCAGCGGCTGCCCGGGTGAAGGTTAAGCACAGAATACGCTCCGGTGCACTGCCTGACAGCATCAGGTTCAGGACCCGGTCCGTCAGCACCTTTGTCTTTCCGGTTCCGGCGTTTGCCCCCACCCATGCCGAGACAGCCGGGTTGGCTGCTTTTTTCTGGGCCTCGCCGGCACGGATCCCCATGGTTTTCATGCCCCATCTCCATCGGTATCGCCGGCAGCAGCCCACTCCCTGACCCGCGCCAGGTGCAGCCAGTCTGACCAGGCCGGTGCCTTTCCGGGGTGGGGGCGTGCCTCGTAAGGCGTACCGGGGTGGGAGAAGGCATCGATCAACCCTCTCAACCCTTCCAGAGCTTGTTTGGCTAGGGTATCCGGTGACATCCCATGGCCACAGGCGTTTCGTTCCTCTCCTCCGTTGGCAGATCCCTTCAGGTGCCAATACAAGAGGGATGAGATCGTCCGTCCGGCAGGAATGCCGGGGAAACCGCCGTGATGTGCAATCAAGGCCTCCAGTGGCAGTTGGGGGGAAAAGCCGGCTGCTACTTCACGTGCAGAGGGTGGGGCCCCGGTTTTGTAATCCACGATGACAAGGCTGCCATCTTCCAACAGGTCAATCCGGTCAGCCTTGGCGGTCAGAACGAAGTCGCCCAGATCCAAGCTTCCGGATATCTCCACGAATGTTTCCCGTATCATAGTCCGCCGCCCTTGCTCCTGGATGGCAAACCAGTGTGCCAGCCGTTCAAACCGTGGCCACCAGAAGGCTTGGACGGATGGCCGGGCGATGGTATCGGCAAAAACCTTCTGCCCACTGGCCAGCAGTTCGGCTTCCGGATCAGCAGGCAGAATGTGTGGGAAGCGCTTTATGAAATCTTCCAGTGCCCTGTGCACCAAAGTTCCGTAATCAGCCGGGCCGGGCTGGGCATCCAGAGGATCAAGGGGGCGCAGCCCCAGAATATGGCGGGCATAGATGGCATAGGGGTCGCGCATCCACGTTTCGATCCGGGTTGCGGACAGGGCACGTGGTCTTGATTCGACCGGAGGGCGGGGGGCCGGGCGCCGTACGGGTATCATCTGTTCAGGGCGGTCAAACAGCTCGGCCCATTTCAGCCACGGATGCTCCGGTTCCGGAAGGGCAAGGCCGACAGCAGACAGGACTGTTTCAAGACGCAAGAGCCAGCGTGAGGGAACGGTCGGTGTGCCCTCTGCCTTCAGGGAGCGGGTCAGGACGACATGGGGGGAGCCAAGCACCGTTACCAGGTCATGTGCGGTATGCCCTACCTTCTGCTCTGGCAGGGGAAGCCCGAACGCTGTCCGCATTGGACGGCTCATCCACGGATCGGCACCGGGGCGGGGGGGCCAGACATCTTCATTCAGGCTTCCCACAATCATGACATCCGCCTGATGCAGGCGGGCTTCCATGGGGCCGAGAATATCCAGGCGGGGGTGACTGCCAAAACGGGTGCGTACGGTACGGCCGCGCATCAGGGCATCCAACAGGCCCGGGTAGGCTTGCGGGCGGATCTGTCCCAGTACAGCAGCGTGCTCTGCCAGATCGGCGGCAAAGGATGCGGCGGCCATACCGGCATCGGCATCCCACAGCCATAGGGGGCCAGGTCTGTCCGGTGTTGTGGCCAGGGCTTCGGCCATCCGCATGTGCGATTCCAGCAAGATATGCAGGGGAACATTCTGTTCGGCCATCAAGGCTGTAAAATCCGCGCAGCAGCGCTCCAGTGCATCCAGGAGAGTGGACAGGCTTTCATCCATTGCCCCGGATGCTAAGGCCGCAGCCCGGAGGCCCGCAATCCCCGGAGCTGGCCGGACACCCCGCAGCACGGTCAGCTCCAGACGCCTGACGCTATCCCGGAACACGGCGGCATCCAGTCCGGCACTGCACAGCGGGTGCTTCAGAAGGGCGAGCAGCGGAACAGGGGCAAAGCGCTGGGCGACCATGTCGGCTCCCAGCCGGAGGAACGCCCCGGGGGGGGTGACGGTCAGGGGGCGACCCGCTGAATCATCAACCGTAATGCCCCAGCGGGTCAGATCTGCTGCTACACGTCGGGCAAGGTCCCTGTCCGGCGTCACCAGGGCACAGGTACGTTCTGGTATCGACAGGGTATGGCGCATCAACAGGGCGATCGCCAGCGCCTCTTCCCGTGGGGATGGGCAGTCAAGGCGGGTTATGCCTTTTATGGCTTCTTCTGCCAGAGGTTTGATGTGGCGCCATGTGTGGGTTGTCGAGGCCGGGCGCATCAGTTCGCTGCACAGGCGCTCCCGGTCGGGGTGTGCGGTGCGTATGCTCTCTACGCAGGGCCAGTTATGCACAGCATCACGGTTCTTCCCAAGTCGGTCCAGCAAGCGCTTGAGTGCATATTGAGGATGGCTTTCGTCGATGGCTTCCCAGCTGTCTGCATCCAGGTTGCGGTCCAGTCCGGGAAGAACAACGCGTCCCTGTGGCAGGGTAGCTATGGTGGCAAGGAGGCTGGCCACGGCCGGTATGGACCCGGTAATGCCTGCGGCAAGAACAGGACCGGACGGTGGTGTTGTCTGCCAGGTGTGGGCCCGGGCCAACAAAAGGCGATTCCGATGTTCCGCAGGGTCTAGGCAGCCCATGCTGTCTAGGATGACGGGCCAATGCCGTGTCAGAATGCTCAGGAAATCGAGCGTAATTTGCCAGTGTTGGGCGTAGTCCTCTGGCACCAGCTTTTCCAAGGCATCAAAGCCCAGCCCCTCGGTTTGGACCTGGTCAAGGAGCTGTGCCAGTTCGGACGCCAAGAGGGCAGCCCGGTCCGGAGTGCAGGCTTGACCGGTTGCCGGTGCCGCCAGGATCAAACGTGTCAGCAGCAGCTGGCGATGCAGGGGAGAAATGGGGGGGCGGATGTCCATTGTGCTGTCATCTGTTGCGGACGTATCGGACAACAGGGGCAACAGTGTGATCTCATCCGGGTCGGCAACTGGCAGCAGGCGGGGGAGAAGAAGGGCTTTTCCGTTCGACTGGCGCAGAAAGGCTTCACGCAGGGTCCGCACAGCTCTGCGTGTGGGAAGTAGGAGGGTGTAGGTGGCCAGCTGCATCGGGTCACTGCCCGTTTCCTCCAGCAACCCGCGGGCCAAGGTATCTGCGAACGGAAACCGTGCGGGGATATTGAGAAGGGGTCCCCGCAGGGTCACGCCGGTATCCTGGTGCATGGGGGGTCGCGGTCAGCGCACGACCGCTGCGGCATTGTCCGTCGTTGCCGTGGCAGGGTGTTCCAGGTGTTGCAGGATCTGTTCCGTTCTTCCAATGGCTTCGGGTGTTCCGACATGGAACCAAGGGCCATCATGAACAAGACCGTGCAGGCGGTTTGTTGCCAGCAGCTTGTCAAACACCATGTTCAGCGAGAACGGGCCGGATGGCGTGTCCATGAAAGCAGCGGGACCTATCATCATGATGCCGGTGTAGACCAATGGTGCTTCGATTTCATGGTCCTGAATACGGCGCAGGACACCATGTTCGTTGCGAAAGAAATCACCTCGCCCTTCGTATCCGATGGCCTGAGGCTTGTTTTGCAGCAGAAGCAGGGCATCCATCCGGGCCGGATCCCAGTACCGGGCCAGACGGGGCAGCGTTGCCTCGCTCCCATTCAACCAGACAATGTCGGCATTCAGGATCAGGAACGGGGTATTCCCCAAGAGGGGGAGGGCATTGCGTACCCCACCACCACTGTCCAGAAGCTGATTGCTTTCGTCAGACAGAAAGATATCTGGCGCCCCTGTGCGGGTGGCTAGGTGTGCCCTCATCTGGTCCGGGTGGTGGTGGATGTTGACAACAG comes from Haematospirillum jordaniae and encodes:
- the addB gene encoding double-strand break repair protein AddB — protein: MTLRGPLLNIPARFPFADTLARGLLEETGSDPMQLATYTLLLPTRRAVRTLREAFLRQSNGKALLLPRLLPVADPDEITLLPLLSDTSATDDSTMDIRPPISPLHRQLLLTRLILAAPATGQACTPDRAALLASELAQLLDQVQTEGLGFDALEKLVPEDYAQHWQITLDFLSILTRHWPVILDSMGCLDPAEHRNRLLLARAHTWQTTPPSGPVLAAGITGSIPAVASLLATIATLPQGRVVLPGLDRNLDADSWEAIDESHPQYALKRLLDRLGKNRDAVHNWPCVESIRTAHPDRERLCSELMRPASTTHTWRHIKPLAEEAIKGITRLDCPSPREEALAIALLMRHTLSIPERTCALVTPDRDLARRVAADLTRWGITVDDSAGRPLTVTPPGAFLRLGADMVAQRFAPVPLLALLKHPLCSAGLDAAVFRDSVRRLELTVLRGVRPAPGIAGLRAAALASGAMDESLSTLLDALERCCADFTALMAEQNVPLHILLESHMRMAEALATTPDRPGPLWLWDADAGMAAASFAADLAEHAAVLGQIRPQAYPGLLDALMRGRTVRTRFGSHPRLDILGPMEARLHQADVMIVGSLNEDVWPPRPGADPWMSRPMRTAFGLPLPEQKVGHTAHDLVTVLGSPHVVLTRSLKAEGTPTVPSRWLLRLETVLSAVGLALPEPEHPWLKWAELFDRPEQMIPVRRPAPRPPVESRPRALSATRIETWMRDPYAIYARHILGLRPLDPLDAQPGPADYGTLVHRALEDFIKRFPHILPADPEAELLASGQKVFADTIARPSVQAFWWPRFERLAHWFAIQEQGRRTMIRETFVEISGSLDLGDFVLTAKADRIDLLEDGSLVIVDYKTGAPPSAREVAAGFSPQLPLEALIAHHGGFPGIPAGRTISSLLYWHLKGSANGGEERNACGHGMSPDTLAKQALEGLRGLIDAFSHPGTPYEARPHPGKAPAWSDWLHLARVREWAAAGDTDGDGA
- the addA gene encoding double-strand break repair helicase AddA; the encoded protein is MKTMGIRAGEAQKKAANPAVSAWVGANAGTGKTKVLTDRVLNLMLSGSAPERILCLTFTRAAAAEMSTRLARTLSEWAIATDEHLEHALTALLGNAPDHKTCNTARRLFARMLDVPGGMKIQTIHAFCQALLRRFPLEAGIAPHFAVMEDRDAATLMLEAREHILLAARQDETSDLHCALALVTSHVHEDAFNALMADIATHRGRLSRLLAQGMEPVSFRLAQRLGLDINDTPDLILRQAAQDDHVPVAQLKNLAIALARGGKTDLEAAERITDWLAADTPKRCATWPDYGRAFLTADGEPRSRSRFPSKAVRENNPDILETLDAETERIVRTNTRLKAAVTFRATLALLTLARSMTAEYQIRKERAGKMDFDDLILTTRRLLQHTDTAAWVLYKLDGGLDHVLIDEAQDTNPDQWAVIKALVSDFFDGHGRDRPQGTRTLFAVGDRKQSIYSFQGADPDEFDRSRALFAHMVPQSGYPFEDITLDVSFRSTAAILQAVDAVFRQGHAVDGVAATGEPVSHHPFRTGQGGLVEIWPPVPATALEEPPPWKPPVERIQGESAPSRLARLLARRIQRMTNGSDRLESQGRPVRPGDILVLVRRRSGFVDDLVRCLKDLDVPVAGVDRMVLSEQMAVMDLIALGYSLLLPEDDLTLACVLKGPILGLTEEQLFTVSHGRQRGVSLWRSLREHRDQDPAFASAWATLRGLMEKADFLPPFELFSHILGPLGGRSRLLARLGPDAADPIDEFLNLALTYDRGHPPNLQAFLHWLETGSQDIRRDLEENDNNGLGAVRIMTVHGSKGLQAPVVFLPDTRQVPTRVPALLWDESGNDEHPAMFWPPSAAFREPVTEALVTAERTTAAREYRRLLYVAMTRAEDRLYICGWDTRRESPEDSWYNLIQGALAPLAETVRDPFLEADGTLETPTVLRLSCPQDVPPRTQEHRADAPATVSAVPSLLRILPAAEPIPSRPLMPSRPPVADPPATSPLLHRAQDENRRQRGKIIHTLLQYLPERKQIVREHAARAFLSRPIWGLDPAEQDIILQKVMSVLNTPTFSHLFGLGSLAEVPVSGVIGKTSISGVIDRLLVEHDTVTAVDFKSGHHPPQHIHDVPEAYLFQMAAYRAVLRRIWPERDIQCALLWTEDLSLMTLPCDLLDAALPTDPQMNQTT
- a CDS encoding nucleotidyltransferase family protein; the protein is MSILPRMAMVLAAGTGTRMRPLTNHTPKPLIRVLGKTMLDRTLDHLADTGVAGAVVNIHHHPDQMRAHLATRTGAPDIFLSDESNQLLDSGGGVRNALPLLGNTPFLILNADIVWLNGSEATLPRLARYWDPARMDALLLLQNKPQAIGYEGRGDFFRNEHGVLRRIQDHEIEAPLVYTGIMMIGPAAFMDTPSGPFSLNMVFDKLLATNRLHGLVHDGPWFHVGTPEAIGRTEQILQHLEHPATATTDNAAAVVR